ATTGATAAGATTCGACTAAATATTTTCAATCAAACAAAAACCAGCAATTAGATTCAAGATAAGAATCCAATTGCTGGTTTTATCATTTATTATTTGATTTTTTTAAGTTAATGCACCTTATGAAGGTTGAAATGAAATAATGAAAACTCACTAAAAGTTAATCGCATAGCCATTAATAAGGCAATTGCCAACACCGAACCAATAAATAAAGCCACGCCATCCCAGCCATACGAACTTAAGAAAAATCCGCCCACTGTACCAATTACACTAGCACCAATATAATAAAACAACATATACATCGAAGATATTCTCGCTTTATCCCCTTTGGCAATTTTACCCGCCCAACTGCAAGCTGTCGAATGACTGCCAAAAAATCCAAACGTAAACAACGCTAAACCTATAATCTTTAATATTAGAGGCGATCCCATGGTAATCAACGTACCAACCAACATCATTATACATCCTAGACAAAGAATTTTTCCATTTCCATAACGATCAGATAACCCCCCCATAACGGTAGAACTCACAGCACCTAAAAGATACATCGTAAAAATCATTCCAACAACCGTTTGACTTAAATTGTACGGTGGAGCAATAAACACGTAACTAATATAGTTATATATACAAACGAAAGAGCCCATGATGATAAAAGCAATGGCATAGATAGTAACAACAGCTTTATTTCTCAATACACTTTTAAAACCTTCTAATACATTATCTCCATTCTTTTTCGCTGCTATTTTCTTCGTTGGATTCGGCAATCCAAACCAAAATGCAACTGCAATCAATAAATATAAAGCTCCAGCTGCTCCAAGTCCAATACGCCAAGAAAAGAAATCTGTCAATGTACTAATAAGTAAACGGCCAGACAATCCCCCCAATGAATTCGCACCTACATATATTCCAACAACCAGCCCAATAATTTTAGGATCAAATTCCTCATTAATATAAGCAACTGCTAACGCGGGAAAACCTGCTAACAAAATTCCTTGACATAATCTTAATCCCAAAATCAACTCAAAACTCGAACTAATTGCAATTGCAATAGCTAAAACGGCCGCAACACCTAACGCAATTGTCATCGTTTTTTTTCGTTCTAACCTTGTTGCAAAGCTCGCAATTCCAATCATTGCAAATGCCATTCCCGCTGTACCAAATGACATCGCTAAACTTGCTGTCGCTGGCATCAAATTAAATTCCTTCGCTAAAACAGGAATAATTGGTTGCAAACAATATTCAGCCCCAAAAGCGGCTACACTACCTAAAAACAACGTTACAATTGCACGCCAATATGCATTGGTATCTTTCTCTATAAAACTTCGCATTTCTGTTTCCATCAATTGAACACCCCATTAAATAATCTTCCCCTATCATAGAGCAACACTTTTAATACGTCAAATGCATAGTAATAATAACTTTTATACTTTTACTGCATCAAAAAATAAAATAACTTATCCAACTATACTAAACCTATAGGCTAAGCATATTCTTACATTAACGCTATGCATTATTTCTATTACTAAAATGCATAATTTTTCTCTAATACGCTAGTAAAATCTTAAAGATTCAGCTATGATAATCTTAATATGAAAATACGAACTTACTATTATTGATCAAAAGAAATGCTTTATCCTCTGACTCCCCCGCTCTAAATCTCCATTTTCTATAAATATAAGTTATACTCACAGGCGAGCGGCTAAGTCTCTGGATAAGTGAAACTAAAATTCAGATGGATTGAAACCTTCATCTGAATCAAGTCTTACTTGATGGAGGGTTTATTTATGGAACTAAATCAGCTTGAATATTTTAAGGCACTTGCCCATATTAATCATTTTACACAAGCTTCGCAAAATTTATCTGTTTCTCAACCAGCATTAAGCCGCTCTATTGCAAAGTTAGAATCAGAACTAGGCGTTCCCTTATTCGAAAGATCAGGCAAAACAATTAAACTTACCCAGTACGGACAAATATTTTTAGCACACATTGAGAGGGCATTACAAGAAATCAGTACCGGTAAACAAACTCTTGCTGATTTGTCCTCACCCAATAAAGGCGTTATTCATTTGTCATTCCTTCATTCTTTAGGCGGCTATATTGTCCCTGAACTTATCAGTAAATTTAACCAAATTTATCCCAATATAAAATTTCGTCTCTATCAATACAACTCTACACAATTAATTAAGCACCTTGCTGAAGGGAGCTGTGATTTGTCCCTTTGCTCATCAATTATCACTACAGGCACCATCGGTTGGATGCCACTTTGTTCCGAAGAGATTTTCCTTATCGTTCCGAATGACCACCCTTTATCCAAAAGAAAAACAATTGAGTTAAAAGAAATTGCCCAAGAATCTATTATTACTTTCAAACCAACTTATGGCTTACGCTTGTTAGTAAATCAATGTTTTGAAGCAGCCTCCATTCATCCTAATATCATGTTTGAAGGCGATGAAATTGCAACCGTAGCTGGATTAGTCGATGCCAAACTAGGCGTTTCATTAATCCCTCATATTCCCGGTCTTGAACATTTAAACATCACTTTTATCTCCATCTCTACACCGTATTGTATCCGCCCGCTCGGCATGGCATGGAATATAAATAAATACCTCTCACCCGCCGCAAAAAAATTCCAGCAATTTATCATTGATACATTTAACAAGAAAGACAATAATAAATAAACCTCCCATGTTTGGGAGGTTTTAATTTCTAATGGTGCAGTGATAAGAGTCAAACCTGTACCCAATTGACTATAAAAATTCACCTTGAAGCCATGAAACACCCATAATATCAATACTTTAAGAAAATTTTTATGGGAGTTTAATTCAATTCTATTACGACATATTTATTACTTCAATTTATAATGCATTATTTTTAATTTCACTCTTTTTATGCATAAAAATCACTAATTCCTCTGGCGATTGCACGAGCAAATTCATCTTCGTAATCAATTAATAGCTTTGCATCTTCAACATTATTGATAAATGCCATTTCCACAAGTACGGCTGGCATTGCTGTTGCTCTTAATACCGCTAATCCTCGTACATCTTTCTTGACTCCACGATCAGGAAAATTAAAATCAATCTTTTGAATTGTAGCAACCACTTGATCTTGTATGCACTCTGCCAATCTTTCCCCCTCATCACCTAAACCGCAACATAATGTTTCAACACCTCGTACATCCGAACGAGGTGCAGAATTACAATGAATACTTATAAACAAATCTGCTCCCCATGTATTTGCAGACTCAGTAACATTTATATATTGAGGACTTTCACCTGCAAGGTTATCAGATTGCACCATCTGAACCTGATATCCTACTGCTTCGAGGTATTGTTTTACACGCTTGCTAATATTCAAAGTAGTATAGCATTCTTGTAAGCCTAGTTCTTTATTTACTGCGCCTGAATCAACCCCTGGCTGATGCCCTGGATTTAAAAATATTTTCATAAGTATTTTCCCACCTTTTCCTCGGCCAATTGAGCCAATTTATTTTTAATCGTTTTTGGTACAGGTAGACCGATTCTAGAAGCATTTTCTAGAATACTTAGTCCTTCATTTGCAAAAAAGAACCATATTGTCATGCTTCTGGCAAGATCTCCTCCACCTGATATCTGATCTATTAAATGTGCTAAAGCAACTAACGATAATATAAATACTTTTTTGATGATTCCTTTTAGCCCTCGTTTACTACTTGGTTTCTTTTTGCTATCTTCATTTTCACACCAAGCAGCCATTATGCCAGTAACAAAGTCAAGAAACATCACCATAATTAATGTTTGGAACATTATATCAAATCCACCTGTTAAATATGAAAGAAATGTCCCCACGAAAGAACATACAGCTCCAACTTCCATTTCAAACCTTACTGGGATTATCTCGCGAAAAAAATTGAACATTTAATCATCCTCCTATGAAAAAGAGAGGCTGAATGCCTCTCTTAATATTAATATTTGATTTGTGCTATTAATGCAATATTGTAAGGTCTTGATTCTTTACCACCACTAGGTTGAATATCAGCATTGAAATTTACTCTTGAACCATTATTTAGGTTTAAAAATTGTACTCCACCTGTCCCATCTATTGCTGGAAGCCTTGTTGTATTTTGATCTGAGGTATAGTGAACATGTGATTTATTAGCACTTTCCTGTGTAGAACCTAAACCGCGATTTTCATCAATCCCACGTCCATCATCTAGACCGCGAATAAACATTGCCCTCACATCTGGAACTTTCAATGTATCTGCGGTTTCATCATATACATACAATCCATGCATTCCCGCTTGCCACTCTGTCGCTGATACACTTAAACCTTTTTCTACAACGAAATTTTTCAATCTCGGATAATCGCTTGCTACTAATACTGCTCCATTTGCTTTAACAAAGCCATCACACAAAGTATGACGCATGACGATATTACCTACCCTGTTTCCCTCCCTAACATCATCAACGATAAATACCACCGTGCCATCTGTAACCAAAATACCTGCTTGTGTAATATTCAAAAGCGATGGTTCTGTACCTGCCGTTGTGCCAGCTGTAATGCATTCCAATCTTACCCAGCCCGGAAGATTGGAACTATATGCTATATCTCCAATTACATAAGCCTTATTGCGTTTTAATAAATTTATTCCTGATTTTTGTGTTGCTTCTTCAATATCACCTTTTAATTCTTCAACAATTTCTTTATGCGTATGATTTTTATCAGCTTTTTCATTAAAATCAGAACTGATTTTTTGACTTGACCATGTTTTATTACTTACAACAACACTGTCGTCAATTTCACAGTAATTCAAAGCTTGCAACAACTTGTCGATTTCTTCTTTTGCATAATATTTATTAAGCACCTTAGAAATTTTGTCACTTGACCATGTTTTAGTTGTTAAAATTTCAGAATCATTAATTTGATTAAAATCTAGCTGTGCAAGCAATTTATCAATTTCTGCTTCTGTATAGTAGCGATCATCATGATCATGTTTTATATTAGCATTTGAAGCAAAAGCTAAATTTACTACACTAAGATTTGCCATAACCCCTCCATTTTCTACGCATCTAGCATAAATAAATTCATCGGGTTTTACTGTGAATTTTAATTTTTCTTTTGGCTGTAATACTACACCACTATCTTTTTGCGGATTTTCAATGCAAGTCACAAGTTCAACACTTTGGTCTTTACTTAAATTTTGCATTAGCCCTTCTGCTTCTTCAATTTTCACAAATTCATCATTTAATCTGTATAACATTTTTTATTTCTCCTCTTTTATAAATATTTTTGAAATCCGGTAATTTACAAACCTCTTAATTCAGTTTTCTTTTTCGTTTGTTTACTGTCTTTCACTTGTATACATTCTTGATTAGGTAATTTTTAAACAGGTAAATATATAAATTTTGATAAAAAAAAGAGCCTATTCAGCCCTTTCACTTTCTTGCGTCTTTTCTATTGCATCCGGCGCATGTCTTCCTATACTTATTATCTAAACCTTTGTACATATAAAAACTATATCTCTTCGATACTTCTATAATCGTCACTTCTTCCTCTCGATATATTTACCATAA
This genomic interval from Selenobaculum gibii contains the following:
- a CDS encoding MFS transporter, with translation METEMRSFIEKDTNAYWRAIVTLFLGSVAAFGAEYCLQPIIPVLAKEFNLMPATASLAMSFGTAGMAFAMIGIASFATRLERKKTMTIALGVAAVLAIAIAISSSFELILGLRLCQGILLAGFPALAVAYINEEFDPKIIGLVVGIYVGANSLGGLSGRLLISTLTDFFSWRIGLGAAGALYLLIAVAFWFGLPNPTKKIAAKKNGDNVLEGFKSVLRNKAVVTIYAIAFIIMGSFVCIYNYISYVFIAPPYNLSQTVVGMIFTMYLLGAVSSTVMGGLSDRYGNGKILCLGCIMMLVGTLITMGSPLILKIIGLALFTFGFFGSHSTACSWAGKIAKGDKARISSMYMLFYYIGASVIGTVGGFFLSSYGWDGVALFIGSVLAIALLMAMRLTFSEFSLFHFNLHKVH
- a CDS encoding LysR family transcriptional regulator, whose translation is MELNQLEYFKALAHINHFTQASQNLSVSQPALSRSIAKLESELGVPLFERSGKTIKLTQYGQIFLAHIERALQEISTGKQTLADLSSPNKGVIHLSFLHSLGGYIVPELISKFNQIYPNIKFRLYQYNSTQLIKHLAEGSCDLSLCSSIITTGTIGWMPLCSEEIFLIVPNDHPLSKRKTIELKEIAQESIITFKPTYGLRLLVNQCFEAASIHPNIMFEGDEIATVAGLVDAKLGVSLIPHIPGLEHLNITFISISTPYCIRPLGMAWNINKYLSPAAKKFQQFIIDTFNKKDNNK
- a CDS encoding N-acetylmuramoyl-L-alanine amidase family protein, which translates into the protein MKIFLNPGHQPGVDSGAVNKELGLQECYTTLNISKRVKQYLEAVGYQVQMVQSDNLAGESPQYINVTESANTWGADLFISIHCNSAPRSDVRGVETLCCGLGDEGERLAECIQDQVVATIQKIDFNFPDRGVKKDVRGLAVLRATAMPAVLVEMAFINNVEDAKLLIDYEDEFARAIARGISDFYA
- a CDS encoding phage holin family protein; this translates as MFNFFREIIPVRFEMEVGAVCSFVGTFLSYLTGGFDIMFQTLIMVMFLDFVTGIMAAWCENEDSKKKPSSKRGLKGIIKKVFILSLVALAHLIDQISGGGDLARSMTIWFFFANEGLSILENASRIGLPVPKTIKNKLAQLAEEKVGKYL